A genomic segment from Sciurus carolinensis chromosome 1, mSciCar1.2, whole genome shotgun sequence encodes:
- the Mettl25b gene encoding methyltransferase-like protein 25B isoform X2: MPGVSARDLSQEERRQLAVNLTRVLALYRSILDAYIIEFFTDNLWGTLPCSWQEALDGLNPPQLATLLLGRPGEGEVVRYRSVWPLTLLALKSTAYALAFTRTPGFQTPSEFLENPSQSSRLTAPFRKHVRPKKQHEIRRLGELVKKLSDLTGCTQVVDVGSGQGHLSRFMSLGLGLMVKSIEGDQRLVERAQRLDQELLQSLEKEEKRNPQVAQTSPRYCPYHVVQWVDPTALCEELLLPLDNSQHGTARLLLTGLHACGDLSVALLRHFCCCPQVVALASVGCCYMKLSDPGGYPLSQWVAGLPGYELPYRLREGACHALEEYAERLHKAGPGLRTHCYRAALEMVIRHARPELRRPGVQGIPRVHELKIEEYVQRGLERVGLDPQLPLNLTALRAHQAQENRVVAFFSLALLLAPLVETLILLDRLLYLQEQGFHAEILPIFSPELSPRNLVLVATKMPLGQAFSALETEDC, translated from the exons ATGCCGGGTGTCTCCGCCCGGGACCTCTCtcaggaggagaggaggcagcTAGCTGTGAACCTCACCCGTGTCCTGGCACTCTACCGTTCCATCCTGGATGCCTACATCATC GAATTTTTCACAGACAACCTATGGGGCACACTCCCTTGCTCATGGCAGGAAGCACTGGATGGATTGAACCCACCACAGCTGGCCACACTGCTACTGGGGAGGCCTGGGGAAGGGGAGGTGGTCAG GTACAGGTCGGTTTGGCCACTCACCCTGCTGGCCCTGAAGTCCACAGCATATGCCCTGGCCTTTACCCGGACGCCTGGCTTTCAAACCCCTTCAGAGTTCCTGGAGAACCCCAGCCAGAGCTCCCGACTGACAGCCCCCTTCCGGAAACATGTCAGGCCCAAGAAACAGCATGAGATCCGAAGACTGGGAGAG TTGGTAAAGAAGCTGAGTGATCTCACAGGATGCACCCAGGTTGTGGACGTGGGTTCAGGCCAG GGCCACCTCTCCCGCTTCATGTCTCTGGGGCTGGGACTGATGGTGAAGAGCATTGAAGGGGATCAGAGACTGGTGGAGAGAGCCCAGCGCCTGGACCAGGAACTCCTTCAGTCTctagaaaaagaggagaagaggaaC CCACAGGTGGCCCAAACCAGCCCTCGCTACTGTCCCTACCACGTGGTTCAGTGGGTGGACCCCACAGCCCTGTGTGAGGAGCTTCTGCTTCCACTGGACAACTCACAGCATGGCACTGCCCGATTACTGCTGACAGGACTCCATGCCTGTGGGGATCTGAGTGTGGCCTTGCTGAGACACTTCTGCTGCTGCCCTCAGGTGGTGGCCCTGGCCTCAGTGGGCTGCTGCTATATGAAGCTTAGCGATCCTGGAGGCTACCCACTGAGTCAGTGGGTGGCTGGGCTGCCTGGCTATGAACTGCCCTACAGGCTCCGGGAGGGGGCCTGCCATGCCCTGGAGGAATATGCTGAGCGGCTACACAAAGCTGGCCCTGGCCTCCGAACCCACTGCTACCGAGCAGCACTGGAGATGGTCATCCGACATGCCCGGCCTGAGCTCCGTCGGCCTGGGGTGCAGGGGATCCCCAGGGTCCATGAGCTCAAGATTGAAGA ATACGTGCAGCGGGGGTTAGAGCGAGTCGGGCTGGATCCCCAACTGCCGCTTAATCTGACTGCACTTCGGGCCCACCAGGCCCAGGAGAACCGCGTGGTAGCCTTCTTCAGTCTGGCACTCCTTCTGGCCCCACTGGTAGAGACATTGATTCTGCTGGACCGGCTGCTCTACCTTCAGGAGCAGG GCTTCCACGCTGAGATCCTGCCCATCTTCAGTCCTGAACTCTCTCCTAGAAACCTGGTTCTGGTGGCCACCAAGATGCCCCTGGGTCAGGCTTTCTCTGCTCTGGAGACTGAAGACTGCTGA
- the Mrpl24 gene encoding 39S ribosomal protein L24, mitochondrial: MRLSVLLALASKVTLPPHYRYGMSRPGSLADKRKNPPWTRRRPVVVEPISDEDWHLFCGDMVEILEGKDAGKQGRVVQVIRQRNWVVLEGLNTHFRYIGKTKDSRGTMIPSEAPLLHHQVKLVDPVDRKPTEIEWRFTEAGERVRVSTRSGRIIPKPEFPRADGIVPETWIDGPKDTSVEDALERTYVPRLKTLEEEVMEAMGIQETRKHKKVYWY, translated from the exons ATGCGTCTGTCTGTACTGCTGGCTTTGGCGTCCAAGGTCACTCTGCCCCCTCACTACCGCTATGGGATGAGCCGCCCAGGCTCCCTGGCAGACAAGAGGAAGAACCCCCCATGGACCAGGAGGCGCCCTGTGGTTGTGGAACCCATCTCTGATGAAGACTGGCATCTGTTCTGTGGGGACATG GTGGAGATCCTAGAAGGCAAGGATGCTGGGAAGCAAGGCAGAGTGGTTCAAGTTATCCGGCAGCGAAATTGGGTAGTCCTAGAGGGACTGAACACA CATTTCCGCTACATTGGCAAGACGAAGGATTCTCGGGGAACCATGATCCCTAGTGAAGCCCCTTTGCTCCACCACCAGGTCAAACTTGTGGATCCTGTGGACAG GAAACCAACTGAAATTGAGTGGAGATTTACTGAGGCAGGAGAGCGGGTACGGGTCTCCACAAGATCAGGAAGAATTATCCCCAAACCTGAGTTTCCCAGAGCTGATGGCATTGTTCCTGAAACATGGATTG ATGGCCCCAAAGACACATCAGTGGAAGATGCTCTAGAAAGAACTTACGTGCCTCGTCTAAAGACACTGGAGGAAGAGGTGATGGAGGCAATGGGGATCCAGGAGACCCGGAAACACAAGAAAGTCTATTGGTATTGA
- the Mettl25b gene encoding methyltransferase-like protein 25B isoform X1: MPGVSARDLSQEERRQLAVNLTRVLALYRSILDAYIIEFFTDNLWGTLPCSWQEALDGLNPPQLATLLLGRPGEGEVVRYRSVWPLTLLALKSTAYALAFTRTPGFQTPSEFLENPSQSSRLTAPFRKHVRPKKQHEIRRLGELVKKLSDLTGCTQVVDVGSGQGHLSRFMSLGLGLMVKSIEGDQRLVERAQRLDQELLQSLEKEEKRNPQVAQTSPRYCPYHVVQWVDPTALCEELLLPLDNSQHGTARLLLTGLHACGDLSVALLRHFCCCPQVVALASVGCCYMKLSDPGGYPLSQWVAGLPGYELPYRLREGACHALEEYAERLHKAGPGLRTHCYRAALEMVIRHARPELRRPGVQGIPRVHELKIEEYVQRGLERVGLDPQLPLNLTALRAHQAQENRVVAFFSLALLLAPLVETLILLDRLLYLQEQGFHAEILPIFSPELSPRNLVLVATKMPLGQAFSALETEDC, encoded by the exons ATGCCGGGTGTCTCCGCCCGGGACCTCTCtcaggaggagaggaggcagcTAGCTGTGAACCTCACCCGTGTCCTGGCACTCTACCGTTCCATCCTGGATGCCTACATCATC GAATTTTTCACAGACAACCTATGGGGCACACTCCCTTGCTCATGGCAGGAAGCACTGGATGGATTGAACCCACCACAGCTGGCCACACTGCTACTGGGGAGGCCTGGGGAAGGGGAGGTGGTCAG GTACAGGTCGGTTTGGCCACTCACCCTGCTGGCCCTGAAGTCCACAGCATATGCCCTGGCCTTTACCCGGACGCCTGGCTTTCAAACCCCTTCAGAGTTCCTGGAGAACCCCAGCCAGAGCTCCCGACTGACAGCCCCCTTCCGGAAACATGTCAGGCCCAAGAAACAGCATGAGATCCGAAGACTGGGAGAG TTGGTAAAGAAGCTGAGTGATCTCACAGGATGCACCCAGGTTGTGGACGTGGGTTCAGGCCAG GGCCACCTCTCCCGCTTCATGTCTCTGGGGCTGGGACTGATGGTGAAGAGCATTGAAGGGGATCAGAGACTGGTGGAGAGAGCCCAGCGCCTGGACCAGGAACTCCTTCAGTCTctagaaaaagaggagaagaggaaCCCACAG GTGGCCCAAACCAGCCCTCGCTACTGTCCCTACCACGTGGTTCAGTGGGTGGACCCCACAGCCCTGTGTGAGGAGCTTCTGCTTCCACTGGACAACTCACAGCATGGCACTGCCCGATTACTGCTGACAGGACTCCATGCCTGTGGGGATCTGAGTGTGGCCTTGCTGAGACACTTCTGCTGCTGCCCTCAGGTGGTGGCCCTGGCCTCAGTGGGCTGCTGCTATATGAAGCTTAGCGATCCTGGAGGCTACCCACTGAGTCAGTGGGTGGCTGGGCTGCCTGGCTATGAACTGCCCTACAGGCTCCGGGAGGGGGCCTGCCATGCCCTGGAGGAATATGCTGAGCGGCTACACAAAGCTGGCCCTGGCCTCCGAACCCACTGCTACCGAGCAGCACTGGAGATGGTCATCCGACATGCCCGGCCTGAGCTCCGTCGGCCTGGGGTGCAGGGGATCCCCAGGGTCCATGAGCTCAAGATTGAAGA ATACGTGCAGCGGGGGTTAGAGCGAGTCGGGCTGGATCCCCAACTGCCGCTTAATCTGACTGCACTTCGGGCCCACCAGGCCCAGGAGAACCGCGTGGTAGCCTTCTTCAGTCTGGCACTCCTTCTGGCCCCACTGGTAGAGACATTGATTCTGCTGGACCGGCTGCTCTACCTTCAGGAGCAGG GCTTCCACGCTGAGATCCTGCCCATCTTCAGTCCTGAACTCTCTCCTAGAAACCTGGTTCTGGTGGCCACCAAGATGCCCCTGGGTCAGGCTTTCTCTGCTCTGGAGACTGAAGACTGCTGA